From Carassius auratus strain Wakin chromosome 33, ASM336829v1, whole genome shotgun sequence, the proteins below share one genomic window:
- the LOC113052832 gene encoding hyphally-regulated protein-like produces MTARMYCSFGAVLLCLFGNLNITDATLGIGGLRLKDLLSHRGCSSDRPCSGRQYCSERPGCSRFQCDPVSMKPGQCPDPKNIPLSAKNCVHDGQCPATQKCCPTTSGHGCSEPSRQGQGSCQNTGQGAGQGKGSGQGSGQGAGQGSGQGAGQGAGQGSGQGAGQGAGQGAGQGAGQGSGQGAGQGQGRGQGAGQGSGQGQGSGQGAGQGQGSGQGAGQGQGSGQGAGQGQGSGQGAGQGQGSGQGAGQGAGQGQGSGQGQGQGSGQGAGQGQGSGQGAGQGQGSGQGAGQGQGSGQGAGQGAGQGQGSGQGQGAGQGSGQGAGQGQGSGQGAGQGAGQGQGSGQGQGAGQGSGQGAGQG; encoded by the exons ATGACCGCTCGAATGTATTGCTCGTTTGGTGCGGTTTTATTGTGTCTGTTTGGAAACTTGAACATAACAGATGCTACTCTAG GTATTGGCGGTCTGAGGCTGAAAGACTTGCTATCCCATCGAGGATGTTCTTCTGATAGACCCTGCTCTGGAAGACAATACTGCTCTGAAAGACCTGGCTGCTCTCGATTTCAATGTGATCCTGTTTCCA TGAAACCCGGTCAATGTCCTGACCCAAAGAACATTCCACTGTCTGCTAAAAACTGTGTCCATGATGGTCAGTGTCCTGCCACACAGAAGTGTTGCCCAACCACCAGTGGCCATGGATGCAGTGAACCAAGccgacagggccagggaagctgTCAGAACACGGgccagggtgccggacagggcaagggaagcggccagggcagcggacagggtgccggtcagggaagcggacagggtgccggacagggtgccggtcagggaagcggacagggtgccggacagggtgccggtcagggcgcaggacagggcgccggtcagggaagcggacagggtgcaggacagggccagggaagaggacagggcgccggtcagggaagcggacagggccagggaagtggacagggtgcaggacagggccagggaagcggacagggtgcaggacagggccagggaagcggacagggtgcaggacagggccagggaagcggacagggtgcaggacagggccagggaagcggacagggtgctggacagggcgccggacagggccagggaagcggacagg gacagggccagggaagcggacagggtgcaggacagggccagggaagcggacagggtgcaggacagggccagggaagcggacagggtgcaggacagggccagggaagcggacagggtgctggacaaggcgccggacagggccagggaagcggacagggccagggtgccggccagggaagcggacagggtgcaggacagggccagggaagcggacaagGTGCTGGACaaggcgccggacagggccagggaagcggacagggccagggtgccggccagggaagcggacagggtgcaggacagggc
- the LOC113052833 gene encoding perlwapin-like, whose translation MTARMYCSFGAVLLCLFGNLNITDATLGIGGLRLKDLLSHRGCSSDRPCSGRQYCSERPGCSRFQCDPVSSQPGSMKPGQCPDPKNIPLSAKNCVHDGQCPATQKCLPNHQWPWMQ comes from the exons ATGACCGCTCGAATGTATTGCTCGTTTGGTGCGGTTTTATTGTGTCTGTTTGGAAACTTGAACATAACAGATGCTACTCTAG GTATTGGCGGTCTGAGGCTGAAAGACTTGCTATCCCATCGAGGATGTTCTTCTGATAGACCCTGCTCTGGAAGACAATACTGCTCTGAAAGACCTGGCTGCTCTCGATTTCAATGTGATCCTGTTTCCAGTCAGCCTGGTTCAA TGAAACCCGGTCAATGTCCTGACCCAAAGAACATTCCACTGTCTGCTAAAAACTGTGTCCATGATGGTCAGTGTCCTGCCACACAGAAGTGTTTGCCCAACCACCAGTGGCCATGGATGCAGTGA